The following coding sequences lie in one Capnocytophaga stomatis genomic window:
- the ccsA gene encoding cytochrome c biogenesis protein CcsA, with the protein MWQYFNYITFVTLALWIVSGIFIYSKSPIYRKLSLFFHLLATVIIGVFIAKLWIELDRPPLRTLAETRIWYAFFMGLIGFSIYLLYRQKWMLNYSALMGVVFMLVTFFRPDTMNKTLMPALQSVWFIPHVIVYIFAYAMLGMASLTAIYGMYLCKKQKDTEKTALVTDQLIKIGYAFLTFGLLFGALWAKEAWGHYWTWDPKETWAFITWLAYLVYIHYKYKHKEKKQFNNFLIVVIAFLLLLVCWFGVNYLPTAQMSVHTYSG; encoded by the coding sequence ATGTGGCAGTATTTTAATTATATTACGTTTGTGACTTTGGCTTTATGGATAGTTTCAGGAATTTTTATCTATTCTAAAAGTCCGATATACAGGAAATTAAGTTTATTTTTTCATCTTTTGGCAACTGTAATTATTGGTGTTTTCATAGCCAAATTATGGATAGAACTCGACCGTCCGCCACTCAGAACTTTGGCAGAAACGCGCATTTGGTACGCCTTTTTTATGGGGCTGATTGGCTTTTCCATTTATTTGCTGTACCGCCAAAAATGGATGCTGAATTATTCGGCTTTGATGGGTGTTGTGTTTATGCTTGTAACGTTTTTCCGACCCGATACGATGAACAAAACGCTAATGCCTGCACTGCAAAGCGTTTGGTTTATTCCGCACGTTATTGTGTATATTTTTGCCTATGCGATGTTGGGAATGGCTTCACTTACTGCTATTTACGGAATGTACCTCTGCAAAAAGCAAAAGGACACGGAAAAAACCGCTTTAGTAACCGACCAGCTCATCAAAATAGGTTATGCTTTTCTGACTTTTGGGCTACTTTTCGGGGCTTTGTGGGCAAAAGAAGCTTGGGGACATTACTGGACTTGGGACCCAAAAGAAACTTGGGCTTTCATCACTTGGCTTGCCTATTTGGTCTATATCCATTACAAATACAAACACAAAGAAAAGAAACAATTCAATAATTTCTTGATTGTGGTAATTGCTTTCTTATTGCTTTTAGTTTGCTGGTTTGGAGTGAATTACCTCCCAACGGCACAAATGAGCGTACATACTTATTCAGGATAA
- a CDS encoding helix-hairpin-helix domain-containing protein produces MKRFSTFNRNQRVGIVILLLIIVVLQVIYFTVDFSEDKISIEKQQFTELNKELDSLRKVALKPKKDTILPFNPNFITDYKGFTLGMKSEEIDRLLAFRKENKFVNSAKEFQEVTKISDSLLLKISPYFKFPDWVNKSKSIENKSFNPEVKPKVITKKDVNLASKEDFMEIRGIGDVLSDRILKYREKLQGFSEIMQVSEVYGLEKEVFNRVAEQFEVKTLPNIQKKNLNELNMYELAKIPYIKFDEAKKIIALRSELVNIKSFEELLKISEFNQEKIRKIQMYLYID; encoded by the coding sequence ATGAAGCGTTTTTCTACATTTAATCGAAATCAACGAGTGGGAATTGTTATTCTGCTTCTTATCATTGTTGTTCTGCAAGTTATTTATTTTACTGTTGATTTTTCAGAAGATAAAATTAGCATTGAAAAACAGCAGTTTACAGAGTTGAACAAGGAATTGGATTCATTACGGAAAGTAGCTTTGAAGCCTAAAAAAGATACGATTCTTCCATTTAACCCGAATTTTATAACTGATTATAAGGGATTTACCTTAGGAATGAAGTCCGAAGAAATAGATAGATTGTTGGCTTTTCGGAAAGAAAATAAGTTTGTAAATTCAGCAAAAGAGTTTCAGGAAGTTACAAAAATTTCGGATAGTTTGCTTTTGAAAATTTCCCCTTATTTTAAATTTCCTGATTGGGTAAATAAATCAAAATCAATTGAAAATAAGAGTTTTAATCCGGAAGTTAAGCCTAAAGTAATAACCAAAAAAGATGTGAATTTGGCATCAAAGGAAGATTTTATGGAAATACGTGGCATTGGAGATGTTCTTTCTGACCGAATTTTAAAATATCGAGAAAAATTACAAGGATTTTCTGAAATTATGCAAGTTTCTGAGGTATATGGTTTGGAAAAAGAGGTTTTTAATAGAGTCGCTGAACAGTTTGAAGTGAAAACGCTACCAAACATTCAAAAAAAGAATCTTAACGAGTTAAATATGTACGAATTAGCTAAAATTCCGTATATTAAATTTGATGAGGCCAAGAAGATTATCGCACTTCGTTCCGAATTAGTAAATATTAAAAGTTTTGAAGAACTTTTGAAAATCAGTGAATTTAATCAGGAAAAGATAAGAAAAATTCAAATGTATCTGTATATTGACTGA
- a CDS encoding acyl-CoA dehydrogenase family protein — MNFSYSETQKMIAELARDFSEKYIRPNVMKWDESQEFPLEIFKKAGEMGFMGVLVPEIYGGSGLNYHDYIAIIEEISKVDPSIGLSVAAHNSLCVNHILEFGDENQKNKWLPKLASGEWIGAWGLTEHNTGSDAGGMSTTAVKDGDFWVLNGAKNFITHGKSGDVAVVITRTGKKGDKHGISAFVVERGTEGFSSGKKENKLGMRASETAEMIFQNCRIPAENLLGEVGEGFIQAMKVLDGGRISIGALSLGIAKGAYEASVKYAKERTQFEKRLVDFQAIAFKLADMATEIEASELLLHKAAYLKNNKEKVTQAGAMAKMYASEVCVKVATEAVQIHGGYGYTKDFPVEKFFRDSKLCTIGEGTTEIQKLVISRHIDKK, encoded by the coding sequence ATGAATTTTAGCTATTCTGAAACACAAAAGATGATAGCCGAATTGGCACGGGATTTTTCTGAAAAATATATTCGTCCTAACGTTATGAAATGGGATGAAAGTCAGGAATTTCCATTGGAAATATTTAAAAAAGCAGGCGAAATGGGCTTTATGGGCGTTTTGGTTCCTGAAATTTATGGAGGTTCGGGCTTGAATTATCACGATTATATCGCTATTATTGAGGAAATTTCAAAGGTTGATCCTTCTATCGGATTATCTGTTGCAGCTCATAATTCTTTGTGTGTTAATCATATACTTGAATTTGGAGATGAAAATCAGAAAAATAAATGGTTGCCTAAACTGGCTTCCGGCGAGTGGATTGGTGCTTGGGGACTTACGGAACACAACACAGGTTCGGACGCAGGAGGAATGAGTACTACTGCCGTAAAAGATGGAGATTTTTGGGTTTTAAATGGAGCTAAAAATTTTATAACTCACGGAAAATCAGGAGATGTTGCTGTGGTTATTACCAGAACAGGAAAAAAAGGTGACAAACACGGGATTTCGGCTTTTGTTGTGGAACGTGGTACGGAAGGATTCAGTAGCGGAAAAAAAGAAAATAAATTGGGTATGCGTGCCAGCGAAACGGCTGAAATGATTTTTCAAAATTGCCGTATCCCTGCGGAAAATTTGTTAGGTGAAGTAGGGGAAGGGTTCATTCAGGCGATGAAAGTATTGGACGGCGGACGCATTTCTATCGGGGCTTTATCGCTCGGAATTGCTAAGGGAGCTTACGAGGCTTCGGTTAAGTACGCGAAAGAACGTACACAATTTGAGAAAAGATTGGTTGATTTCCAAGCTATTGCATTTAAGCTCGCAGATATGGCAACCGAAATTGAAGCTTCGGAATTGTTGTTGCACAAAGCAGCTTATTTGAAAAATAATAAAGAAAAAGTAACACAAGCAGGAGCAATGGCAAAAATGTACGCTTCGGAAGTTTGTGTGAAAGTAGCTACAGAAGCCGTTCAAATTCACGGAGGTTATGGCTATACAAAAGATTTTCCTGTTGAAAAATTCTTCCGCGATTCAAAACTTTGCACCATTGGCGAAGGAACTACTGAAATCCAAAAATTGGTTATCAGTAGGCATATTGATAAAAAATAA
- the purE gene encoding 5-(carboxyamino)imidazole ribonucleotide mutase, whose product MKVAVVMGSKSDLPVMQEAITILESFDIEVFVDIVSAHRTPEKLMDFSTNAHKRGISVIIAGAGGAAHLPGMVASMSPLPVIGVPVKSSNSIDGWDSVLSILQMPGGVPVATVALNGGKNAGILAAQIIAAQQPKVLEKIIAYKEELKQAVLKSAEELK is encoded by the coding sequence ATGAAAGTAGCTGTTGTTATGGGAAGCAAAAGCGACCTGCCTGTAATGCAAGAAGCCATTACCATTTTAGAATCATTTGATATTGAAGTATTTGTAGATATTGTTTCAGCACATCGCACCCCTGAAAAACTGATGGATTTCAGCACCAATGCACACAAAAGAGGAATTTCGGTAATTATTGCCGGAGCGGGCGGAGCGGCTCACCTGCCCGGAATGGTGGCTTCAATGTCGCCCCTGCCGGTGATTGGCGTTCCTGTGAAAAGCAGTAATTCCATTGACGGTTGGGATTCGGTACTATCTATCTTACAAATGCCTGGAGGAGTTCCCGTGGCGACAGTTGCCCTCAATGGTGGAAAAAATGCAGGAATTCTTGCAGCACAAATCATTGCAGCACAGCAACCTAAAGTCTTAGAAAAAATCATTGCTTACAAAGAAGAATTAAAACAAGCCGTGCTAAAATCGGCTGAGGAATTGAAGTAA
- a CDS encoding beta-N-acetylglucosaminidase translates to MKNLFFTLLMFISIIAWGQTISPNPQYFTFEGDFVKPTHFLLKTKTVFSESPILKEILSQRKGKKHVMNIYIADKNSRSVKKFASKIPNRKEGYYLRIEKNNIYVMGNDQRGTYYGLRTLEQLLSKTELPLGEIIDYPDLPSRGVVEGFYGTPWSHEKRLRQIEFYGKHKLNTYIYGPKDDPYHSSPNWRLPYPEKEAEQLKALVQKSKENYVDFVWAIHPGKDIRWNDEDRQNLLKKFEKMYALGVRAFAVFFDDISGEGTNPQKQAELLNFLHNEFVARKKDVNPLIMCPTEYNKAWSNPEKRYLETLGETLHPSIEIMWTGNTVVADIDRPTMEWINAKIKRKAYIWWNFPVSDYVRNHMLLGPAYGNTTNIKDDMSGFVSNPMEHPEASKIAIYGVADYTWNLEKYNSNTAWKNAIAEMMPQNQEALLTFAKHNSDLGANGHRYRRDESVEFKPIAASFLKNLETLNNPETKAVTQEFEKMVWASEQLLKTSENKYLTEELHPWLLQFQLVGKTGVSVMEMYNSLNNKDYQQFKSAYVKVQDLQKQMFETDQNYNQNPYQPGVKTATLVVEPLLNQLLTHTISKFNAETSENLKLSLNFNPNTLITNIKQLESQPLWQKGKTLRISPALEYISLKNNNFLGIEFEKVVSLKSIVVDFGGEARIAKGKIQISTDGNRWKSINGIFKKTRWQNSENLGNAKFVRFINHSKQTYDIQLKQFEVTQE, encoded by the coding sequence ATGAAAAATTTATTTTTTACCTTATTAATGTTTATTTCTATCATTGCTTGGGGACAGACTATTAGTCCTAATCCTCAGTATTTTACCTTTGAAGGTGACTTTGTCAAACCCACTCATTTTCTGTTAAAAACGAAGACTGTTTTTTCAGAATCTCCCATTTTGAAAGAAATTCTTTCACAGCGAAAAGGCAAAAAACACGTGATGAACATCTACATTGCGGACAAAAATTCACGGTCGGTAAAAAAATTCGCCTCAAAAATTCCTAACCGAAAAGAAGGTTACTACTTGCGAATTGAGAAAAACAACATTTACGTAATGGGTAACGACCAACGAGGTACATATTACGGACTTCGAACTTTGGAACAATTACTTTCAAAAACAGAACTTCCTCTGGGAGAGATTATTGACTACCCAGATTTGCCCAGCCGCGGCGTAGTGGAAGGTTTTTACGGAACGCCTTGGAGCCACGAAAAACGTTTGCGACAAATCGAATTCTACGGAAAACACAAACTCAACACCTATATTTACGGACCAAAGGACGACCCTTACCACAGTTCACCAAATTGGCGACTTCCATATCCTGAAAAGGAAGCCGAGCAACTCAAAGCATTGGTGCAAAAATCCAAAGAAAATTATGTGGATTTCGTTTGGGCAATTCACCCCGGAAAGGATATCCGTTGGAATGACGAAGACCGGCAAAATCTGTTAAAAAAATTCGAAAAAATGTACGCTTTGGGCGTTCGGGCGTTTGCCGTTTTCTTCGACGATATTTCGGGCGAAGGTACCAACCCGCAAAAACAAGCCGAACTGCTTAATTTTCTTCACAATGAATTCGTAGCTCGCAAAAAAGATGTTAATCCGCTGATTATGTGTCCAACAGAGTACAACAAAGCTTGGTCAAATCCTGAAAAACGCTATTTGGAAACATTGGGCGAAACCTTGCATCCTTCCATCGAAATTATGTGGACGGGAAACACTGTGGTTGCAGATATTGACAGACCTACAATGGAATGGATTAACGCCAAAATCAAGCGAAAAGCCTACATTTGGTGGAATTTCCCCGTTTCGGATTATGTGCGAAATCATATGCTTTTAGGTCCTGCCTACGGAAACACTACCAATATTAAAGACGATATGTCCGGCTTTGTTTCCAATCCTATGGAACACCCAGAAGCCTCAAAAATAGCCATTTACGGAGTAGCCGATTATACTTGGAATTTAGAAAAATACAATTCAAATACCGCTTGGAAAAATGCCATTGCCGAAATGATGCCACAAAACCAAGAAGCATTGCTCACTTTTGCCAAACACAACTCGGATTTAGGAGCTAATGGTCACCGCTACCGAAGAGATGAATCGGTTGAATTTAAGCCTATTGCAGCAAGTTTCTTGAAGAATTTGGAAACGTTGAATAATCCTGAAACTAAGGCTGTTACACAAGAATTCGAAAAAATGGTTTGGGCTTCCGAACAGCTTTTGAAAACTTCTGAAAATAAATATCTTACAGAAGAATTACATCCTTGGCTGTTGCAATTTCAGTTGGTAGGAAAAACGGGCGTTTCTGTAATGGAAATGTATAATTCCCTGAATAACAAGGATTATCAGCAATTTAAGTCGGCTTACGTAAAGGTTCAAGATTTACAAAAACAGATGTTTGAAACCGACCAAAATTACAATCAAAATCCGTATCAACCTGGGGTAAAAACGGCAACTTTGGTAGTTGAACCTCTTTTAAATCAATTGCTTACACACACGATTTCAAAATTCAATGCTGAAACCAGTGAAAATTTAAAACTTTCACTTAATTTCAACCCCAATACACTGATTACCAACATCAAACAATTGGAAAGCCAACCACTTTGGCAAAAAGGAAAAACCTTACGAATATCTCCTGCCTTGGAATATATTTCACTGAAAAACAATAATTTTTTGGGAATTGAGTTTGAGAAAGTGGTTAGCTTAAAGTCAATTGTAGTTGATTTTGGTGGAGAAGCACGCATAGCCAAAGGGAAAATTCAAATTTCAACAGACGGAAATCGTTGGAAATCCATAAATGGAATCTTCAAAAAGACACGTTGGCAAAATTCGGAAAATTTAGGAAATGCCAAGTTCGTACGTTTCATAAATCATTCAAAGCAAACCTATGATATTCAATTGAAACAATTTGAAGTAACACAAGAGTAA